A region from the Sulfitobacter sp. D7 genome encodes:
- the rpoC gene encoding DNA-directed RNA polymerase subunit beta' yields the protein MNQELTNNPFNPLTPQKAFDEIKVSLASPERILSWSFGEIKKPETINYRTFKPERDGLFCARIFGPIKDYECLCGKYKRMKYRGVVCEKCGVEVTLQKVRRERMGHIELASPVAHIWFLKSLPSRIGLMLDMTLRDLERVLYFENYVVIEPGLTDLQYGQMMTEEEYMDAQDAYGMDAFTANIGAEAIREMLAAIDLEAEAETLRADLKEATGELKPKKIIKRLKVVESFLESGNRPEWMVMTVIPVIPPELRPLVPLDGGRFATSDLNDLYRRVINRNNRLKRLIELRAPDIIVRNEKRMLQESVDALFDNGRRGRVITGANKRPLKSLSDMLKGKQGRFRQNLLGKRVDFSGRSVIVTGPELKLHQCGLPKKMALELFKPFIYSRLEAKGLSSTVKQAKKLVEKERPEVWDILDEVIREHPVMLNRAPTLHRLGIQAFEPVLIEGKAIQLHPLVCSAFNADFDGDQMAVHVPLSLEAQLEARVLMMSTNNVLSPANGAPIIVPSQDMILGLYYTTLERKGMVGEGMVFGSVDEVQHALDAGAVHLHTKIKARIKQIDAEGNEVMMRFDTTPGRVRLGALLPLNAKAPFDLVNRLLRKKEVQQVIDTVYRYCGQKESVIFCDQIMTMGFREAFKAGISFGKDDMLIPDSKWPLVEETREQVKDFEQQYMDGLITQGEKYNKVVDAWSKCNDKVTDAMMGSISATTYHENGSEKEPNSVYMMAHSGARGSVTQMKQLGGMRGLMAKPNGDIIETPIISNFKEGLTVLEYFNSTHGARKGLSDTALKTANSGYLTRRLVDVAQDCIVRQHDCGTETAITAEAAVNDGEVVSSLAERLLGRVAADDILVPGTEDVLVPAGSLIDERMSDAIDEAGVQSARIRSPLTCDAEEGVCAMCYGRDLARGTLVNQGEAVGIIAAQSIGEPGTQLTMRTFHIGGVAQGGQQSFLEASQSGKIVFDNAQTLENSAGEMLVMGRNMKLSIVDENGDERASHKIGYGTKLHVKEGDSVARGDKLFEWDPYTLPIIAEKPGMTKYVDLVSGIAVKEDTDEATGMTQKIVIDWRAAPKGNELKPEIILVGEDGEPVRNDAGNPVTYPMSVDAVLSVEDQTEVQAGDIIARIPREGAKTKDITGGLPRVAELFEARRPKDHAIIAEIDGYVRFGKDYKNKRRIAIESSDDPDVKVEYMVPKGKHIPVAEGDFVQKGDYIMDGNPAPHDILAIMGVEALAEYMIDEVQDVYRLQGVKINDKHIEVIVRQMLQKWEIQESGDTTLLKGEHVDKQEFDQANEKALSKGGRPAKGEPILLGITKASLQTRSFISAASFQETTRVLTEASVQGKRDKLVGLKENVIVGRLIPAGTGGATQQMRKVATDRDNVVIEARREEAEAAAALAAPAASADDDIVGGDVFNTPVGDDESRD from the coding sequence ATGAACCAGGAACTGACAAACAACCCGTTCAACCCGCTGACGCCGCAAAAAGCGTTTGACGAAATCAAGGTCTCTTTGGCCTCGCCCGAGCGGATCCTCAGCTGGTCCTTCGGTGAGATCAAAAAGCCGGAAACCATCAACTACCGGACGTTCAAGCCCGAGCGTGACGGCCTGTTCTGCGCGCGTATCTTTGGCCCGATCAAAGACTACGAATGCCTTTGCGGCAAATATAAGCGGATGAAGTATCGCGGCGTTGTCTGCGAGAAATGTGGTGTCGAAGTCACGCTGCAAAAGGTCCGCCGTGAGCGTATGGGCCACATCGAACTGGCGTCGCCAGTCGCGCACATCTGGTTCCTCAAGTCGCTGCCCTCGCGCATCGGCCTGATGCTGGACATGACACTGCGTGATCTGGAACGTGTTCTCTACTTCGAGAACTACGTGGTGATCGAGCCGGGCCTTACCGATCTTCAATACGGTCAGATGATGACCGAAGAAGAATACATGGACGCCCAAGACGCCTATGGCATGGACGCTTTCACCGCCAACATCGGTGCCGAAGCGATCCGCGAAATGCTGGCCGCCATCGATCTGGAAGCCGAAGCCGAGACCCTGCGCGCCGATCTGAAAGAGGCGACAGGCGAGCTGAAGCCTAAGAAGATCATCAAGCGTCTGAAAGTGGTTGAGTCCTTCCTCGAGTCGGGCAACCGTCCTGAGTGGATGGTCATGACCGTGATCCCGGTGATCCCGCCAGAACTGCGCCCGCTGGTGCCGCTGGATGGTGGCCGCTTCGCGACCTCCGACCTCAACGACCTGTACCGCCGCGTGATCAACCGGAACAACCGTCTGAAGCGTCTGATCGAGCTGCGCGCGCCTGACATCATCGTCCGCAACGAAAAGCGGATGCTGCAGGAATCCGTCGACGCTCTGTTCGACAACGGCCGCCGTGGTCGCGTCATCACCGGTGCCAACAAGCGCCCGCTGAAGTCGCTCTCGGACATGCTGAAAGGCAAGCAGGGTCGCTTCCGTCAGAACCTTTTGGGTAAGCGCGTCGACTTCTCGGGCCGTTCGGTCATTGTGACCGGTCCTGAGTTGAAGCTGCACCAATGTGGTCTGCCCAAGAAGATGGCCTTGGAGCTGTTCAAGCCGTTCATCTACTCGCGTCTGGAGGCCAAAGGTCTGTCCTCCACCGTGAAACAGGCGAAGAAACTGGTCGAAAAAGAGCGTCCCGAAGTTTGGGACATCCTTGATGAGGTGATCCGTGAACACCCCGTCATGCTCAACCGCGCGCCGACGCTTCACCGTCTTGGCATTCAGGCGTTCGAGCCCGTGTTGATCGAAGGTAAAGCGATCCAGCTTCACCCGCTGGTCTGCTCGGCCTTTAACGCTGACTTCGACGGTGACCAGATGGCCGTTCACGTGCCGCTCTCGCTGGAAGCCCAGTTGGAAGCGCGTGTTCTGATGATGTCCACGAACAACGTTCTGTCGCCTGCAAACGGCGCCCCGATCATCGTGCCATCGCAGGATATGATCTTGGGTCTCTACTACACGACCCTTGAGCGTAAAGGCATGGTTGGCGAAGGCATGGTCTTTGGTTCGGTTGATGAGGTGCAGCACGCCCTCGACGCCGGTGCGGTTCACCTGCACACCAAGATTAAAGCCCGGATCAAACAGATCGACGCCGAAGGCAACGAAGTGATGATGCGCTTTGACACGACCCCCGGTCGTGTACGTCTTGGCGCCTTGCTGCCGCTGAACGCCAAAGCACCGTTTGATCTGGTCAACCGTCTGCTGCGGAAGAAAGAAGTGCAGCAGGTCATCGACACCGTCTACCGTTATTGCGGTCAGAAAGAGTCGGTCATCTTCTGTGACCAGATCATGACGATGGGTTTCCGCGAAGCTTTCAAAGCGGGCATCTCCTTCGGCAAAGACGACATGCTGATCCCAGACTCCAAATGGCCGCTGGTTGAAGAGACCCGCGAGCAGGTGAAGGACTTTGAACAGCAGTACATGGACGGCCTGATCACTCAGGGCGAAAAGTACAACAAAGTCGTCGATGCATGGTCGAAGTGTAACGACAAGGTCACGGACGCGATGATGGGCTCCATCTCGGCCACCACGTACCACGAGAATGGTTCCGAAAAAGAGCCGAACTCGGTCTACATGATGGCCCACTCCGGTGCCCGTGGCTCGGTCACGCAGATGAAACAGCTGGGCGGGATGCGCGGCCTGATGGCGAAGCCGAATGGCGACATCATCGAGACGCCGATCATCTCGAACTTTAAAGAAGGTCTGACCGTTCTTGAGTACTTCAACTCGACCCACGGTGCGCGGAAAGGTCTGTCGGATACTGCTTTGAAAACAGCGAACTCCGGCTACCTGACACGCCGTCTGGTGGACGTGGCGCAAGACTGCATCGTGCGTCAGCATGACTGTGGTACTGAGACTGCGATTACGGCTGAAGCAGCGGTTAACGACGGTGAGGTTGTCTCCTCGCTGGCCGAGCGTTTGCTGGGCCGTGTTGCGGCGGATGATATTCTGGTGCCCGGCACCGAGGATGTTCTGGTGCCCGCAGGCTCGTTGATCGACGAGCGCATGTCGGATGCCATCGACGAAGCCGGGGTGCAGTCCGCACGGATCCGCAGCCCACTTACCTGTGATGCCGAAGAGGGTGTCTGCGCCATGTGCTATGGCCGTGACCTTGCACGCGGTACGCTGGTTAACCAAGGTGAGGCTGTCGGCATCATCGCGGCCCAGTCGATTGGTGAACCCGGTACTCAGCTGACGATGCGGACCTTCCACATCGGCGGCGTTGCTCAGGGTGGTCAGCAGTCCTTCCTCGAGGCCAGCCAGTCCGGCAAAATCGTGTTCGACAATGCGCAGACGCTTGAAAACAGCGCCGGTGAAATGCTCGTCATGGGCCGGAACATGAAACTGTCGATCGTCGATGAGAACGGCGATGAGCGCGCCAGCCACAAGATCGGCTACGGCACCAAGCTTCACGTCAAGGAAGGCGACAGCGTGGCACGCGGCGACAAGCTGTTCGAATGGGATCCCTACACCCTGCCGATCATCGCCGAAAAACCTGGTATGACCAAATACGTCGACCTTGTTTCGGGCATCGCGGTCAAAGAAGACACCGACGAAGCAACCGGCATGACTCAGAAGATCGTGATCGACTGGCGCGCGGCCCCCAAGGGCAACGAGCTTAAGCCCGAGATCATCTTGGTGGGTGAAGATGGCGAACCGGTCCGCAACGATGCGGGCAACCCGGTTACCTATCCGATGTCGGTGGATGCGGTTCTGTCCGTTGAGGACCAGACCGAGGTTCAGGCCGGTGACATCATCGCGCGTATCCCGCGTGAAGGTGCCAAGACCAAGGACATTACCGGTGGTCTGCCGCGTGTTGCCGAACTCTTTGAGGCACGTCGCCCCAAAGACCACGCCATCATCGCGGAAATCGACGGCTATGTGCGCTTCGGCAAGGACTACAAGAACAAGCGCCGCATCGCGATCGAAAGCTCGGATGATCCGGACGTGAAGGTTGAATACATGGTACCCAAGGGGAAACACATCCCCGTTGCCGAAGGCGACTTCGTGCAGAAGGGTGACTACATCATGGACGGCAACCCCGCGCCGCACGACATTCTGGCGATCATGGGCGTCGAAGCTCTGGCTGAATACATGATTGACGAAGTGCAGGACGTTTACCGCCTGCAGGGTGTGAAGATTAACGACAAACACATCGAAGTCATCGTGCGTCAAATGCTGCAGAAGTGGGAAATCCAGGAAAGCGGCGACACCACGCTGCTCAAGGGTGAACACGTCGACAAGCAGGAATTCGATCAGGCCAACGAAAAGGCCCTGTCGAAGGGTGGCCGTCCTGCCAAGGGCGAACCGATCCTGCTGGGCATCACCAAGGCGTCGCTGCAGACCCGCAGCTTCATCTCTGCCGCGTCCTTCCAGGAAACAACGCGCGTGCTGACCGAAGCTTCGGTTCAGGGCAAGCGGGACAAACTGGTCGGTCTGAAAGAGAACGTCATCGTGGGCCGTCTGATCCCGGCGGGCACTGGTGGGGCGACCCAGCAGATGCGCAAAGTGGCGACAGACCGCGACAACGTCGTGATCGAAGCGCGCCGCGAAGAGGCCGAAGCCGCCGCCGCACTGGCAGCACCTGCGGCCTCTGCGGATGACGACATCGTTGGTGGTGATGTATTCAACACGCCGGTCGGCGACGACGAGAGCCGCGATTGA
- the rpoB gene encoding DNA-directed RNA polymerase subunit beta: MAQSFLGQKRLRKYYGKIREVLEMPNLIEVQKSSYDLFLNSGDAETPTDGEGITGVFQSVFPIKDFNETSVLEYVKYELEKPKYDVEECQQRDMTYSAPLKVTLRLIVFDVDEDTGAKSVKDIKEQDVFMGDMPLMTPNGTFVVNGTERVIVSQMHRSPGVFFDHDKGKTHSSGKLLFACRIIPYRGSWLDFEFDAKDIVFARIDRRRKLPVTTLLYALGLDQEAIMNAYYKTVTYTLEKNKGWVAPFFPDRVRGTRPTYDLVDAATGEILFEATKKVTPRAVKKLLDEGKVKDLLLPFDHIVGKFVARDIINEETGAIYVEAGDELTLEYDKDGTLIGGTAKELIDAGITEIPLLDIDNVNVGPYMRNTMAMDKNMNRDTALMDIYRVMRPGEPPTVEAASALFDTLFFDSERYDLSAVGRVKMNMRLALDKPDTQRTLDRDDIVACIKALVDLRDGRGDIDDIDHLGNRRVRSVGELMENQYRVGLLRMERAIKERMSSVEIDTVMPQDLINAKPAAAAVREFFGSSQLSQFMDQTNPLSEVTHKRRLSALGPGGLTRERAGFEVRDVHPTHYGRMCPIETPEGPNIGLINSLATFARVNKYGFIETPYRVVKDSTVTDEVHYMSATEEMRHTVAQANANLDENMKFVNELVSTRQSGDYTLAPTENVDLIDVSPKQLVSVAASLIPFLENDDANRALMGSNMQRQAVPLLQAEAPLVGTGIEEVVARDSGAAYTARRAGIIDQVDASRIVIRATEDLELGDAGVDIYRMRKFQRSNQNTCINQRPLVKVGEKVTKGQVIADGPSTDMGELALGKNVVVAFMPWNGYNYEDSILISERISRDDVFTSIHIEEFEVAARDTKLGPEEITRDIPNVGEEALRNLDEAGIVYIGADVEPGDILVGKITPKGESPMTPEEKLLRAIFGEKASDVRDTSLRVKPGDFGTVVEVRVFNRHGVEKDERALQIEREEVERLARDRDDELAILDRNIYARLKDMILGKIAVKGPKGVKANSQITEELLETLTRGQWWQLALEDEDDAKIVEALNEQYEIQKRTLDARFEDKVEKVRRGDDLPPGVMKMVKVFVAVKRKLQPGDKMAGRHGNKGVISKVVPMEDMPFLADGTPVDFCLNPLGVPSRMNVGQILETHMGWAARGLGINIDEALQEYKRSGDLTPVREAMQLAYGDDVYEEGITGMDEDTLLEVADNVRRGVPIATPVFDGAKEADVNDSLKRAGFDTSGQSVLFDGRTGEQFARPVTVGVKYLLKLHHLVDDKIHARSTGPYSLVTQQPLGGKAQFGGQRFGEMEVWALEAYGAAYTLQEMLTVKSDDVAGRTKVYESIVKGEDNFEAGIPESFNVLVKEVRGLGLNMELLDAEEDE, translated from the coding sequence ATGGCACAATCCTTCCTTGGCCAGAAACGTCTGCGTAAATATTACGGCAAAATCCGCGAAGTGCTGGAGATGCCGAACCTCATCGAGGTTCAGAAATCCTCTTACGATCTGTTCTTGAATTCCGGCGACGCCGAGACCCCCACCGATGGTGAAGGTATCACAGGTGTTTTCCAGTCGGTTTTCCCGATCAAAGATTTCAATGAGACCTCCGTGCTTGAATACGTCAAGTACGAGCTGGAAAAACCGAAATACGATGTTGAGGAATGTCAGCAGCGTGACATGACCTACAGCGCGCCACTCAAGGTGACGCTGCGCCTCATCGTGTTTGATGTAGACGAAGACACCGGCGCCAAGTCGGTCAAAGACATCAAAGAACAAGACGTGTTCATGGGCGACATGCCCCTGATGACGCCGAACGGCACTTTCGTCGTGAACGGCACCGAGCGTGTGATCGTATCCCAGATGCACCGCTCCCCGGGCGTGTTCTTTGACCACGACAAGGGCAAAACCCACTCTTCGGGTAAGCTCCTCTTCGCTTGCCGCATCATCCCCTACCGCGGTTCCTGGCTGGACTTTGAATTCGACGCCAAAGACATCGTCTTTGCCCGGATCGACCGCCGCCGCAAACTGCCTGTGACGACCTTGCTCTATGCCCTCGGGCTGGACCAAGAGGCGATCATGAACGCCTACTACAAGACGGTCACCTACACGCTTGAGAAGAACAAGGGCTGGGTTGCACCCTTCTTCCCCGACCGCGTGCGCGGCACCCGTCCGACCTATGATCTGGTGGATGCAGCGACAGGTGAAATCCTGTTCGAAGCGACCAAAAAGGTCACGCCTCGCGCCGTCAAAAAGCTGCTCGACGAAGGCAAGGTCAAAGACCTGCTGCTGCCTTTCGATCACATCGTTGGCAAGTTCGTCGCGCGTGACATCATCAACGAAGAAACCGGTGCGATCTACGTCGAAGCCGGTGACGAGTTGACGCTGGAATACGACAAAGACGGCACCCTGATCGGCGGCACCGCGAAGGAGCTGATCGACGCGGGCATCACCGAGATTCCGTTGTTGGACATCGACAACGTCAACGTCGGCCCCTACATGCGCAACACCATGGCGATGGACAAGAACATGAACCGCGACACCGCGCTCATGGACATCTACCGCGTCATGCGCCCGGGCGAGCCGCCCACCGTTGAGGCCGCGTCTGCGCTCTTTGACACGTTGTTCTTTGATAGCGAACGCTATGACCTCTCGGCTGTTGGCCGCGTGAAAATGAACATGCGTTTGGCGCTTGATAAGCCCGACACACAGCGCACGCTGGACCGTGACGACATTGTCGCTTGTATCAAAGCGCTGGTTGACCTGCGCGATGGCCGTGGCGACATCGACGACATTGACCACCTCGGCAACCGTCGTGTGCGTTCCGTCGGCGAACTAATGGAAAACCAGTACCGCGTCGGCCTGCTGCGCATGGAGCGTGCGATCAAAGAGCGGATGTCCTCCGTCGAGATCGACACGGTGATGCCGCAAGACCTGATCAACGCTAAGCCAGCCGCGGCTGCGGTGCGTGAATTCTTCGGCTCGTCGCAGCTGTCGCAGTTTATGGACCAAACCAACCCGCTGTCCGAAGTGACGCACAAGCGTCGCCTCTCGGCGCTTGGGCCTGGCGGTTTGACACGTGAGCGTGCGGGCTTTGAAGTGCGCGACGTTCACCCGACCCACTATGGTCGGATGTGCCCGATTGAAACGCCGGAAGGGCCGAACATTGGTCTGATCAACTCGCTGGCCACTTTTGCCCGCGTGAACAAATACGGCTTCATCGAAACGCCTTACCGCGTGGTCAAGGACAGCACCGTCACCGACGAAGTGCACTACATGTCCGCAACCGAGGAAATGCGCCACACCGTGGCTCAGGCGAACGCCAACCTCGACGAGAACATGAAGTTCGTCAACGAACTGGTCTCGACCCGTCAGTCCGGTGACTACACGTTGGCCCCGACGGAAAACGTGGACCTAATCGACGTTTCGCCCAAGCAGTTGGTCTCGGTCGCTGCTTCGTTGATCCCGTTCCTCGAAAACGACGACGCCAACCGCGCTCTCATGGGCTCGAACATGCAACGTCAGGCGGTTCCGCTTCTGCAAGCTGAGGCGCCGCTCGTCGGCACCGGCATCGAAGAAGTTGTGGCACGCGATTCCGGGGCGGCCTACACGGCACGCCGCGCGGGTATCATCGACCAAGTCGATGCTTCCCGTATCGTGATCCGGGCCACCGAAGACCTTGAGCTGGGCGACGCGGGTGTGGACATCTACCGCATGCGCAAATTCCAGCGCTCGAACCAGAACACCTGCATCAACCAGCGCCCGCTGGTGAAAGTGGGCGAGAAGGTCACGAAAGGTCAGGTCATCGCAGATGGCCCGTCGACCGATATGGGGGAACTGGCGCTCGGCAAGAACGTCGTCGTCGCCTTCATGCCGTGGAATGGCTACAACTACGAAGACTCCATCCTGATCTCCGAGCGGATTTCCCGTGATGACGTCTTCACCTCGATCCACATCGAGGAATTCGAAGTCGCCGCGCGTGACACGAAGCTTGGGCCAGAAGAAATCACCCGCGACATTCCCAACGTCGGCGAGGAAGCTCTGCGCAACCTCGACGAAGCCGGTATCGTGTACATCGGTGCGGACGTAGAGCCGGGCGACATCCTTGTGGGTAAGATCACCCCGAAGGGCGAAAGCCCGATGACGCCGGAAGAAAAGCTTCTGCGCGCCATTTTCGGTGAGAAAGCCTCTGACGTGCGCGACACCTCGTTGCGTGTGAAGCCAGGCGATTTCGGCACCGTTGTCGAAGTGCGCGTCTTCAACCGTCACGGTGTCGAGAAAGACGAGCGTGCGCTGCAGATCGAGCGTGAGGAAGTCGAACGTCTGGCCCGTGACCGGGACGACGAGCTGGCGATCCTCGACCGCAACATCTACGCGCGTCTCAAGGACATGATCCTTGGCAAAATCGCCGTCAAAGGCCCGAAAGGCGTGAAGGCGAACAGCCAGATCACCGAGGAACTGCTGGAAACTCTGACCCGTGGTCAGTGGTGGCAGCTGGCCCTTGAGGACGAGGATGACGCGAAGATCGTCGAAGCCCTGAACGAGCAGTACGAGATCCAGAAACGGACCTTGGATGCACGTTTCGAGGATAAGGTCGAGAAAGTACGTCGTGGTGACGATCTGCCCCCGGGTGTGATGAAGATGGTCAAAGTGTTCGTGGCGGTGAAGCGTAAGCTGCAGCCGGGCGACAAGATGGCCGGTCGTCACGGGAACAAGGGTGTGATCTCGAAAGTGGTGCCAATGGAGGACATGCCGTTCCTCGCCGATGGTACCCCGGTCGACTTCTGCCTTAACCCTCTGGGTGTTCCTAGCCGGATGAACGTCGGTCAGATTCTTGAGACACACATGGGCTGGGCCGCACGCGGTCTGGGCATCAACATCGACGAGGCGCTGCAAGAGTATAAGCGTTCCGGCGATCTGACACCTGTGCGTGAAGCAATGCAGCTGGCTTATGGCGATGATGTCTACGAAGAGGGCATCACCGGCATGGACGAGGACACGCTTCTTGAAGTGGCCGACAACGTGCGCCGCGGCGTGCCAATTGCCACGCCGGTCTTTGACGGTGCCAAGGAAGCGGACGTGAACGACAGCCTCAAGCGTGCTGGGTTCGACACCTCCGGTCAGTCGGTGCTGTTCGATGGTCGTACAGGTGAGCAGTTTGCCCGCCCCGTGACTGTCGGCGTCAAGTACCTGCTCAAGCTGCACCACCTGGTGGACGACAAAATCCACGCACGTTCGACAGGGCCGTACTCCCTCGTCACACAGCAGCCGCTGGGTGGTAAGGCACAGTTCGGTGGCCAGCGCTTTGGTGAGATGGAAGTCTGGGCTCTTGAAGCTTACGGCGCCGCTTACACATTGCAGGAAATGCTGACCGTCAAGTCGGACGACGTCGCGGGCCGGACCAAGGTCTATGAAAGCATCGTCAAGGGCGAGGATAACTTCGAAGCGGGCATTCCAGAGAGCTTTAACGTTCTCGTCAAGGAAGTGCGCGGCCTCGGCCTGAATATGGAACTCCTGGATGCGGAGGAGGATGAGTGA
- the rplL gene encoding 50S ribosomal protein L7/L12 produces the protein MADLKKLAEDIVGLTLLEAQELKTILKDEYGIEPAAGGAVMMAGPADGGAAEEEKTEFDVVLKNAGASKINVIKEVRGITGLGLKEAKDLVEAGGKIKEGVDKAEAEEIKGKLEAAGAEVELA, from the coding sequence ATGGCTGATCTGAAAAAACTGGCAGAAGACATCGTTGGTCTGACTCTGCTTGAAGCACAAGAACTGAAAACCATCCTCAAAGACGAGTACGGCATCGAGCCCGCCGCTGGCGGCGCAGTGATGATGGCTGGTCCTGCTGATGGCGGCGCTGCCGAAGAAGAAAAGACCGAATTCGACGTCGTTCTGAAGAACGCCGGCGCATCCAAGATCAACGTGATCAAGGAAGTCCGCGGCATCACAGGTCTCGGCCTGAAAGAAGCCAAAGACCTGGTCGAAGCCGGTGGCAAGATCAAAGAAGGCGTCGACAAAGCCGAAGCCGAAGAGATCAAAGGCAAGCTGGAAGCAGCTGGCGCCGAAGTCGAGCTGGCCTAA
- the rplJ gene encoding 50S ribosomal protein L10: protein MDRAQKEQLVDELGQIFESSGVVVVSHYVGLTVAEMQDLRARARAAGGAVRVAKNRLAKIALEGKPCESIADLLTGMTVLTYSEDPVAAAKVAQEFSKENPKLVILGGSMGENALDAAGVEAVSKMPSREELISTIAGMLGAPASNIAGAIGAPASNIASILSTIEDKAAA, encoded by the coding sequence GTGGATAGAGCACAAAAAGAACAGCTGGTCGACGAACTCGGCCAGATCTTTGAAAGCTCTGGCGTCGTTGTGGTTAGCCACTACGTCGGTTTGACAGTTGCCGAAATGCAGGACCTTCGGGCGCGCGCACGCGCTGCCGGTGGGGCCGTGCGTGTTGCCAAAAACAGGCTCGCCAAGATCGCCCTTGAGGGCAAGCCATGCGAAAGCATCGCTGACCTTCTGACGGGTATGACCGTTCTGACCTATTCTGAGGATCCTGTGGCTGCGGCCAAGGTTGCTCAGGAATTCTCCAAGGAAAACCCAAAGCTGGTGATCCTTGGTGGTTCCATGGGTGAGAACGCGTTGGACGCCGCTGGTGTCGAAGCCGTGTCGAAAATGCCTTCGCGGGAGGAGCTTATCTCCACCATCGCGGGCATGCTCGGCGCACCTGCTTCGAACATCGCCGGGGCCATTGGCGCACCTGCAAGCAACATCGCATCCATCTTGTCCACGATCGAGGACAAGGCGGCTGCGTAA
- the rplA gene encoding 50S ribosomal protein L1 yields MAKLGKRTRAAREAFAGKEEITVEEAVSLIKASANAKFDETIEIAMNLGVDPRHADQMVRGVVGLPNGTGKTMRVAVFARGAKAEEAEKAGADIVGAEDLMETVQSGKIDFDRCIATPDMMPIVGRLGKVLGPRNLMPNPKVGTVTMDVADAVKAAKGGEVQFKAEKGGVVHAGVGKLSFDEAKLAENIRAFVGAVSKAKPAGAKGTYMKKINLSSTMGPGVSVAVENATAE; encoded by the coding sequence ATGGCAAAACTTGGAAAACGCACCCGCGCCGCCCGTGAAGCCTTTGCTGGTAAAGAAGAGATCACCGTTGAAGAAGCGGTAAGCCTCATCAAAGCAAGCGCAAACGCAAAGTTTGACGAAACCATCGAGATCGCGATGAACCTCGGTGTTGACCCACGCCACGCAGACCAGATGGTCCGCGGTGTTGTCGGCCTGCCCAACGGCACCGGCAAAACCATGCGCGTTGCTGTCTTCGCCCGTGGCGCGAAAGCTGAAGAAGCCGAAAAGGCTGGCGCAGATATCGTTGGTGCAGAAGACCTGATGGAAACCGTGCAGTCCGGCAAGATCGACTTTGATCGTTGCATCGCGACACCCGACATGATGCCGATCGTTGGCCGTCTGGGTAAAGTGCTTGGCCCCCGTAACCTGATGCCGAACCCCAAGGTTGGCACCGTGACCATGGATGTCGCCGACGCCGTGAAAGCGGCCAAGGGCGGTGAAGTTCAGTTCAAAGCCGAAAAGGGCGGTGTCGTCCACGCAGGCGTTGGCAAACTGTCCTTCGACGAAGCCAAGCTGGCCGAAAACATCCGTGCTTTTGTTGGCGCGGTGTCCAAAGCCAAGCCTGCCGGTGCCAAAGGCACATATATGAAAAAGATCAACCTGAGCTCCACAATGGGCCCGGGCGTGTCGGTCGCTGTCGAGAACGCAACCGCCGAGTGA
- the rplK gene encoding 50S ribosomal protein L11, with protein MAKKLVGTMKLQVKAGQANPSPPVGPALGQRGINIMEFCKAFNAKTADLEPGAPCPTVISYYQDKSFTMDIKTPPASYYLKKAAKVNSGAKTPSRETVGTVTTKQLREIAEAKAADLSANDVEAAMKIILGSARSMGIEVK; from the coding sequence ATGGCCAAGAAACTCGTCGGTACGATGAAGTTGCAAGTTAAAGCGGGTCAAGCAAACCCGTCCCCGCCCGTTGGTCCGGCTCTCGGTCAGCGCGGCATCAACATCATGGAATTCTGCAAGGCGTTCAACGCCAAGACCGCAGACCTGGAGCCGGGCGCACCGTGCCCCACCGTGATCAGCTACTATCAGGACAAGTCCTTCACCATGGACATCAAGACGCCCCCGGCGTCCTACTACCTGAAAAAAGCTGCCAAGGTGAATTCCGGCGCGAAAACGCCGAGCCGTGAAACCGTCGGCACCGTGACCACCAAGCAGCTGCGCGAGATCGCAGAAGCAAAAGCCGCCGACCTGTCCGCGAACGACGTGGAAGCGGCGATGAAGATCATTCTGGGCTCTGCCCGGTCCATGGGCATCGAGGTGAAGTAA
- the nusG gene encoding transcription termination/antitermination protein NusG, with the protein MAKRWYSVSVLSNFEKKIAEQIRASVAEQELEDQIDEVLVPTEEVIEVRRGKKVTTERRFMPGYVLVHMEMSDAGYHLINSINRVTGFLGPQGRPMPMRDAEVQAILGRVQEGEEAPRTLIHFEIGEKVKVADGPFEDFDGMIEEVDEDNQRLKVSVSIFGRETPVELEFTQVNKQI; encoded by the coding sequence ATGGCAAAACGGTGGTATTCGGTCAGTGTCCTGTCGAACTTCGAAAAGAAGATCGCCGAGCAGATCCGCGCGTCCGTGGCCGAGCAGGAACTTGAAGACCAGATTGACGAAGTGCTGGTGCCCACCGAAGAGGTGATCGAGGTCCGGCGCGGCAAGAAGGTGACCACCGAGCGTCGCTTCATGCCCGGCTATGTGCTGGTGCATATGGAAATGTCCGACGCGGGCTATCACCTGATCAACTCGATCAACCGCGTCACCGGTTTCTTGGGCCCGCAAGGCCGCCCGATGCCGATGCGCGATGCCGAGGTTCAGGCGATCTTGGGTCGCGTGCAGGAAGGCGAAGAAGCTCCACGCACGCTGATCCACTTCGAGATCGGCGAAAAGGTCAAGGTTGCCGACGGTCCGTTCGAAGACTTCGACGGCATGATCGAAGAGGTCGACGAGGACAACCAGCGCCTCAAGGTATCGGTCTCGATCTTTGGCCGGGAAACCCCGGTCGAATTGGAATTCACTCAGGTCAACAAGCAGATCTGA